The window TCTTGAATATGTGCGTAAAAATCCAAATTATGGGCAGGAAATACTGGTTCAAGACTACGCTTGGAAAGTTTACAAGGAACTGCATCCAAACGCAGATGTTAACCAAAAACCAGACTTTTTTGTAACTGCCTATGAACTTACATGGAAGGAACACATAGATGTTATGTCAATTTGCCAGTATTACGTAGACAATGCAATTTCAAAGACAATAAACTTACCCAAAAATATAAATTTAGAGGAAATTAAAGATGTATATTTTTATGTCTGGGACAAGGGGCTGAAAGGATGTACCATATACAGAGAAGGCAGCCTTGATGAGATACTTAAGCCCAAAAAGGAAAAGACAGACAAGCCAGTTCATACAGTCAAGCCCTTTATAAGACCGTATAAGCTGGAAGGGAAAACTTACAAGGTAAAAATTCCAGATTCTCGTCATGCCTATTATATTACTTTTACCTACGATACAGAAACAAAAAAGCCTGTTGAAATGTTTATAAACACAAAGGATCCGACAGTAACAGAATGGACACAGGCACTTGGCAGACTCTGTTCAGCAGTGTTTCGGAACGTAGATAATCCAACATTCCTGATAGAGGACTTCAAAGAAATTATGGGGAAAAGTGGATTCTTTTCAGCACAGAGAAAAAAATACGTTCCTTTATTGATTGCTGAGTTTGGAGAGGTTATGAGAGATTTTTTCGTGGAGATAGGATTGTTAGAGCCTGCTGTGCCTGTTGAGTTATATGAGGCAAACGGGCTTGTTAATGGGATTCGAAACTCTGGAAAGCTTGCATACTGCAAAGTCTGCGGAGAATATGCTGCCATTTTTGAAGAAGGATGCCTTAAGTGTCTTGCCTGTGGCTACAATAAATGCGGGTGACCTCCTCCTACTACTAAAATATTAGAAAGATGCAAACTATCTAATAATAAAACTTGCCTTTCATCCCACCTTTAAAAGGTGGGCTTTCCTGTCAGAATTTCGTAAAAAGGTTACCTGTATGCCCATATATTTATATGGGCACATTATTTTTCGACCAAAAAATCCAAGAGTCCATAGATTTCATAAAAGGACACGAACCACAGGAAGGCTACACAGTTAAATTCTCTGGTGGCAAAGACAGTATCGTTTTACTTGATCTCGTAAAAAAAGCAGGGGTAAAGTATCAGGCATATTACAATCAGACCACCATAGACCCACCAGAACTTACGAGGTTTATACTTAGACACTATCCAGAGGTAAAATGGATACGTCCGAAGAGAAACTTTTTTCAGTGGCTTGAAAGAGTGGGACTGCCGACCAAGACAAAGAGATGGTGTTGTACCAAATTAAAACACATACTGCTCAAGGGAGCCAAGCACGTATTACTTGGTGTACGTTCTGAGGAATCTTACAAGCGTGCAAGGAGAGGGCAGATTAACTCAAACAAGGAAACAAGGACGACAGATTACTATCCCATATTTTTCTGGACAGAAGCAGAAATATGGGAATACATAGAACAGGAAAAACTTCCTTATCCTTCTCTGTATGATGAAGGATTTAGTCGTCTTGGTTGTGTGATATGTCCTTTTGTGTGTAGACCTGGAGTACTTGAATTACATAAAAAAAGATGGCCAAAATTTTATGACATATTTGAGCAGACAGTAGAAAGGTTTTACGAGCGAAAGAGGGAGTGGTTTATAAATCATCGAGTACATTCAGCAAAGCAGTTACTTGATTACTGGTATCATTCAGAAGCAAGCACAGCAGCAAAAGAAAAAATAGAAAAGCAACTTGCATTATTTCACAAACTTTAAAAAAGGAGGAATAAAAAATGGCAGAAATAAGAATGGTAATTATAACTGATTGGCTTTATATTGGAGACAGTTTGATTACCTGTAAAGATGTTGCAGGTTATATTTTTGCTATCCCTACTAAAAATATTAACTACATCAGCATTCCAACTTCTAAATCTGAAGACGGTTTTCGGGTTCAAGTTATTACAAGTGACACAGAAATTATCATAGAGACGAGGGCTATTGAAAACAATTCAGCCTTCTGTTTTAATAATCTACTTTTGGGATTTCTAAACGAAAAAAGGCTAATATAAAAAACGCTGAAAAAGGAGGAACTATATCAGTGAG of the Methanofastidiosum sp. genome contains:
- a CDS encoding phosphoadenosine phosphosulfate reductase family protein, translating into MGTLFFDQKIQESIDFIKGHEPQEGYTVKFSGGKDSIVLLDLVKKAGVKYQAYYNQTTIDPPELTRFILRHYPEVKWIRPKRNFFQWLERVGLPTKTKRWCCTKLKHILLKGAKHVLLGVRSEESYKRARRGQINSNKETRTTDYYPIFFWTEAEIWEYIEQEKLPYPSLYDEGFSRLGCVICPFVCRPGVLELHKKRWPKFYDIFEQTVERFYERKREWFINHRVHSAKQLLDYWYHSEASTAAKEKIEKQLALFHKL